In the genome of Pseudobacteriovorax antillogorgiicola, the window CGAAAAAAACCAACTCAGGATGGGAGATCTCTTAGACGATACCGAAAGCGATGGGTTGTCGAGCGATTTTTCTCTTGGCTTTTTTCCTATCGAAGTACCAAGGTTCGATACGAGGTGAAGATCGATAACTTTCTAAGAATGGTCTATC includes:
- a CDS encoding transposase; its protein translation is RKKPTQDGRSLRRYRKRWVVERFFSWLFSYRSTKVRYEVKIDNFLRMVYLATMCIGFRHI